Genomic DNA from Heteronotia binoei isolate CCM8104 ecotype False Entrance Well chromosome 8, APGP_CSIRO_Hbin_v1, whole genome shotgun sequence:
GTACTAGCTTCCTGCATTCTTCGAAGTGGCTTGGTGGTGGTTAGCCTGTTTCCTGTTGAAGCTTTTCAAAAGCTTGCTAGTAttgccactcccccctccctgctagtTTTCCTATATATCAGTCTCTTAAGCctgcaaaagtaaaatgcttctttctttttatatatgctaacaagacaactgttataagtatagtgatttataatatttagcataaatagtgagtagagtgcacaacaaagaattaATCAATCATAAGGGCAAAATTGGTTTCATAAGAGATGTCAAAACTGGAAATTTCAAAGAAGCatctgcagatgtttgtgagtggttatcTGTCACCTTTTAGTGGTTAgtggttgtttgaaatgcagaatcacagggttaATGAAGTTCACAAATATGGAGTCTGTTGTGCTAACTACCATTatagctaagcatatagataaagaagttacaagttctgacaagaggaagttgctgggcggagatatttATAACTTTTACCTTATAGGGCTAAGCCCTCAGCCTAAATCGGCCGGTTAAGGTAGACTGTGAGCTCTgaccaatggcaaacagccacaggGCAAGAGAGGGATGTGACGTCCGGGAGGTTTTATAAGGCAAGGGGCTTGGCTGATTCAGGTAGAGAGGCGGTCTCATAGCTGGCCTCTCTCCActttctgcagaagtgaaaataaaatggttttctctgaacaacatgtcTCTGCCCGTAATTGGTATCTGGAAGAAGGGGCAATGCCCCCCAAAACCGGTTGACAATTTTctggtgtcagaagtgggatAAATATAGGCCCCTTTTGGGGTTGGGCCTCTGGTCCATTGGAGAGCAGGGCGAACACTCCTCTCCTGTGATTTTGGAGGGCGCCCCAGCTAAGTTCAGCTGCCAACTCACTGTTTGAGGCGTGGCACTCTGCTCCCCAAGAACCCACAACGAGACGTTCAGTTGAAAACAGCCCACCGGAGGAGTCTGCTGTGTGGAACCGGTGAGTAGAAAATATAATTGGGTAGAAGAAATTAAAATTAGTTTTGGGTATTGAAAGTGTTTGTTGGTGTGAATGGTGTGTGTGAATGGGATGGACAATAAGACGTCAAAGGTGAAAAAGGTACCAAGGTAGGGGGAAATTCCGTTGGGGACGCCCAGATCACTGGAAAGGAATGGCCAGGGTCAGGAATTTCCGGAGACTGCCGATGGAAAGGCTGATCTCCCACTAGGATGGGGTCTCTACAGGGTATGAGACAAAGGAGCAGGAGCCCAGTGGGGGTTCCTGAGAAACTCCGCCAGATGTATGATAGAGATATTGCCTGCATCAGGAGCAGGAGCCCAGCCCTGTAGTGGGCAAGGGGGCACTTTACATTTTGTTATGGGTGTACTTCATAGGGAAGAGAACTGATATTCCCCCCATTTAAAGGCAGTTAGACAAAAAGAAACCTATGAGAAGTATACCCGTAGAGGACAGAATGTCTGTCCACTCTTGGTCCTCTATGCTGTGTCATTttcactgctccccccccccttaccaacCTGGCCAAACTGGGGAAGGTCAGGTGCGAGAGGGTCAGAGGGACCCGTCGCCCCTGGTACTACCTGACCGACCTGGGGAGGGTCAGGTGCGAGAGGGTCAGAGGGACCCGTCGCCCCTGGAAAAAGGAAGGAATGGGGAGAGCAGTGAGGAGGACATAGAGGAGGATTCACAGAAGGTACTTCCCTCCAGCAAATTGGAGAGAGAGGTGAATAGACTAAACACAACACTtaaaaattggacccccccccttcGCTCTCCTGTGGGCGAGATAGTGGCCGCCTTaagtggagaaaggcagagtcaTCGCCTCTCTTACAAAGAGGCGGAGACTGAAAAGAgttgaaaattatttttttacaaaaggaGAGAAAGCCCCGGCAATCATTGAAgccggaggaaaaaaaaaaatattaagaatTAAAGGCCCCCTTGGGTAAGTGCCTATGGGAGAAatctggagggagagagagatcaaTAGAACAGCGGCAGAGGCAGAAGCCGCTTTCCCAGATGCAACACCGGCTGACTGGGATTTACAAACAccccagggagggaagggtgtGAAACTTTCCCGTAGTTTATGTTGCAGAGGTTTGAGTGGAGAATCATCTTTAGGAATGTAAACACTTAAAGGGTTTTTGAGTATGGTAAGAGAAAGACAAGGGAGAGGTAgagaaagataagaaagaaatTAGTGAAGAAAAATCAGAAGTTAAGCAGAAGACTGATAGTGGTGTAGAAACTGCAAGTCAGGAGGAagagggggtgtgtgtgaaaagaCAGCCCTCTTACAGCTTGCAGTTTGTAAACGGTGGGTGTGAGAGTACATTCAGGAATGCAAATGCTATCTTGGCATAAAAATCTGACTggagatagattaaaaaaaaaaaaaaggctgcaaGAATTATTACTTTATATAGAGGTAATTTTTTATTGACATTAGTGGTTGCTTAAAAGGATTAGACAAAATTTGGGAGGATAATTATACTTATGGCTTGAATTCAGTGCAGAATTTCAGCTGCACTGGGTCTCTGTGTCATTTTATTGATTACATTGGTTTCCACTGTGTAATCTTAAGAAAGatgaacttaaatatatatatattagtagtTATTGAGTCATGCTTGTGGCATCCTCACTTGAGTTTTTGATTGCACAGGGTCTTGTACAATCAATTTCTGGTTATTGTAATTATGTGCTTTGCTGGATCAAAGCCAAGGTTTGTTGGGTTTAGTTAATAGGTAGATTTCTATTGTGTATTAGAAGCATCTGTTTGACCAGTGTTGGAGAGCAGATGCCCGAATACACCAACTCTCTTGCCATTAAATAATGTTATTAAAAACTAAAGCTGACACTTTTAGTGTCTGAAAGGGGTTTTGATATGAGGAGGTTTAGATATGTGTCAGAGTTTGATATGAAGGGCTTTTGAATGTAGTCATGAGACAGGGGTTACAAAACCCAGGTTTGCAGAGATAAAATGAGAGAAGAGAGAGGGGTGAATCGTGAAGAGGGGAGCAAGGACGGAGTTGAAACAGAAGAATTGGTGAGGCAGGCAAGGTGTTATGAGGATTTGGCATGGAGGGGGTTCAGAGTTGTCTGGTAtttagccccccccctcccttaatTGAGCCTGTGTTAACCTTAAGGATGGGCGAGTTAGGTATAGATGTGGAATTTTTGGTGGATTCAGGAGTAAGGAGTGGAGAATGTATAAGGAatgttgggggcagggaaatTTGAAACTCTGGAAAATTGTGTGGGAAGGCATTGTAAAATTGTGAAAATAGAAAATTGTGAGGGCTCAGTGCCCATTTTAAAACCCCTTCAAGTTTAATGTAAGGGGAGGGCAGGTGTGTGGAGCTGCGTGGTTCCTTTGAATGTCTAATACAGGCATTTGCCTGTTAGGAGTTAAAGATGTAATGTGCAAATTGGGTCTGTGCAGTCAGGATGGCTGTGCTGAAAGAAGTGCATGAAACATAAAAAAATTGACCCCAAGGTTTGGGCGTGCCCAGACAATTTAGGACTGTTACAGAAGTCCCCCAGTAAAATAAGTGTATATTGTAATtgatttgaaactttttttttgtgtTCCCCTGGCCAGTGAGTGGCCTTATACTGACACTGGCCATTTGACCAGGTTTCAATGGAAAGTACTGCCCCAGGGgtacacagaatcccccacaatttTGGAGAAAGCATTGGCTTTTGTATTACAAGAATAAAAAAATGTAGATGACTTGTTGATAAGTGGGGTTGTACATGTGTTTGGGGAACTATGGTGTGAAAAAGGTCTGCTAACATCCCAGGGAAAGAACCTTGGCCACCATAATCTAGTTAAGAAGACCCTGCAGACCCTGTAATTGCCTACACAGGTTGCTGTCATACATGTACCAGggcatcagaaaaaaaaaaaagggggggttgttCCCCTGGGCATAGGGCTCTCCCCTCCATTTACTTATcagaaaaaggaaatgaaaatagCAAAAAGCAGGGGGGCAGACTTAAAACAGGGAGTGTTAATTCTGCTAGACGGCTGGCAATGCTTGCCAGAAGGATTTGTCAGAGAGGTTTTTAAAGCTTTGTATGAGGAAAAGCATTGGGAAGCATGAATTTTGGTCCAGAATTTTTAGAAAAATTTGTGGGACTATGGGTGTGGTCCCAGGCCAATGCTCTGGTGGCCAGATGTACTCCTTGCCAGCGGGCAAACAAAACATTACTTTTAGAAAATTGAGATGGGTGGGAGACAGTTGGCAGTGCATCCCTTTGAATGTCATTAATTTGCCTCAGGTGGGAAGGGTTAAACACTGCCTGGTCCTCACTGACTAATTGACTGGGTGAGTAGAAGCTTTCCCCACAACCAGAGCAACTTTTAATGTGGTGACTAAAATATTATTGGAACAGATTATCCCACgtgttggtcttttttttaaaaaaattttaaattctggtagtggctctccattCTCCCAGAAGGTTCTGCACCAAGTTATGGAGGCTCTGAGAGTAAAATGGAAGCTCCAACCCCCTGGCAACCCCAGAGTTCAGGAAAGACCAAATGTATGAACCAGAGTGTGAAATGTTATCTTTAGTATTATTTGATATCCAGACAAGGCCTCATCAGTTTACTGGCCTTTCACCATTTGAGTGTTTGTATGGCATGGAAGTTTGGGACGTGATCCCTGGAAATCCCAACTTGCACCTTCTTAAGGATGCCTATTTAAGAAAACATTTGCTGGCACCGTTTCTCATTCTCTCTTGCAACAGGGAGGCTGGCGTGACCGTTCAGAGGGCACCACTTGAGACCCCGGTCCATTCCTATCTGCCAGGCCAATGGGCATACATCAAGGCGTGGAAGAGTCCCTGGTTCCGCCAAATCCTTCTAATTATGGAGACAGCAATCCGGACGAAAGAAGCAGGGTGGAACTCAGTACACCAGGGCAAAGCACGCGGTTTCCCCAGAGGCTGagtgggaatcaaatccagtacCTGGAAAAGACTTAAAAATTACTTTCAAACGGCGAGCAGATAAATAAATGCCCGGACAAGTATTTGTTTTGTAAACCTGTGGGTGGACCGGGTCCTGTGGAAGATCATTGGCAGTTTAAACTTGTGTACTTTCCTACAGAAAAGAAGGGTGAGAAGGAAAGGTGGGAGGTTTGGGTAAATTTAATTGAAATAACGCTGTGGAAAGGAAAGTGGTGTGCACCTTTAGATTTACTTTTTATTGGACAGGCATCCCCAGAACCATTTACTGCAGGATTTAAGGATTTCATAGCTGGTGTTTTATGAATAAGAAACCCTATCTTGAAGAAGTATAAAAAGAAGGTCCAATTTGTAAAAGGGGTCGCTAGAGGAGAAACCACAAGACTGGAAGGAGTGGGAGGCCAGTAAGTGGGACCCAGAGAGAACATTGGACATAGATTCAGAAGTATACTACAAAGAAATGGCCCAAtaaggtttttttattatttatttgatgccTGTAAAGCAATTAATGCCAAAGGAAATAGATGTGGGGGATGTAAATGGAAGAATGAGAAACTTGGCCTATATTCCTGTTCAGAAATGGAAAAGAATTCTAGATTTTGGGGAAATGGTTGGGAGGTGTGTTTTTCTTAAATGGAAGCAAAGTTTGTTCTTCCTGGGGATACTACTACTGGATATTGATAACACTCCCTTGCATAATACCACTTATCAGAGGGCTAGTAAATTCTGCAGTGCAGGCTGCATTTCCTTCTAGTAAGATGACAGTGAGGTTAATAGACTACCAACCACTAACAGATTACTACCctaaatataaaataatacaCACGACCCGAGTGTAGAGGAATGAGGTGTGAATAAATGAAGAGTAtataaaataaaaggggggattgttaggaaattaataatgttcgtttgaatgttcatttattcaatcatGGTCTCTGACATTTGTTCAATCATTTATTCAACATAAGATGAGACTTAGAAGAAGCCAAGCCCCCCACGCTCTCCCCAACACCTGTCTGACAGCAGAATTATTTTCGAATTGCTGGTTTCCTGGTGTGGCTTTGTGGTGAGCTGCTTCCTGTTGAAGACTTATCAACAACCCATTAGAATAGAGCATAAAACAAGCACTTAATTAAGTTCTGAGTGTTTTTCTCTGGTACTAGCTTCCTGCATTCTTCGAAGTGGCTTGGTGGTGGTTAGCCTGTTTCCTGTTGAAGCTTTTCAAAAGCTTGCTAGTAttgccactcccccctccctgctagtTTTCCTATATATCAGTCTCTTAAGCctgcaaaagtaaaatgcttctttctttttatatatgctaacaagacaactgttataagtatagtgatttataatatttagcataaatagtgagtagagtgcacaacaaagaattaATCAATCATAAGGGCAAAATTGGTTTCATAAGAGATGTCAAAACTGGAAATTTCAAAGAAGCatctgcagatgtttgtgagtggttatcTGTCACCTTTTAGTGGTTAgtggttgtttgaaatgcagaatcacagggttaATGAAGTTCACAAATATGGAGTCTGTTGTGCTAACTACCATTatagctaagcatatagataaagaagttacaagttctgacaagaggaagttgctgggcggagatatttATAACTTTTACCTTATAGGGCTAAGCCCTCAGCCTAAATCGGCCGGTTAAGGTAGACTGTGAGCTCTgaccaatggcaaacagccacaggGCAAGAGAGGGATGTGACGTCCGGGAGGTTTTATAAGGCAAGGGGCTTGGCTGATTCAGGTAGAGAGGCGGTCTCATAGCTGGCCTCTCTCCActttctgcagaagtgaaaataaaatggttttctctgaacaacatgtcTCTGCCCGTAATTGGTATCTGGAAGAAGGGGCAATGCCCCCCAAAACCGGTTGACACGTTTATAGGAACTTTGCTGGCAAAATTTGCTGCAGATGATTCTGCAGACCATGGttttacagtagggttgccaacttccaattcaagaaatatctggggacttcgggggtggagccaggagacattaggggtggagccaagatcaaggctgtgacaagcataattgaactccaaagggagttctggccatcacatttaaagggacggcacaccttttcaatttcttccttccataggaaataatgaaggataggggcaccttcttttggggctcatagaattggaccccctagtccaatctttttgaaacttggggggtgttttggggagaggcactagatgctatactgaaaatgtggtgcctctacctccaaaaacattccccccagagccccagatacccacagatcaattctccatgattttctttgaaaataaatctccatagggaataacagagttcccagcagacatttccttttcctccccccgctttctgatgaccctgaagtgggggggagggcctccaaaccgggggatcccctgcccccacctggggattggcaaccctattttagagGGTTTTGAATGAAAATTAGGCTCACCTCTGTTCTCATATGTAATTTTACTTTCAGTTAGTTATTTAGCACAGATAATAGTTTCCCTTGTTATCTGAACTGTGGTTCATGTTTGCCTTCCAAACCAGTATATGAAGTTATGGTTTGAACTGTATTTCCAATGTTGACATCAAGGTAATCAATAAAAGGGAAATAAAGTCCTCAAAGATAAGGAGAAAGCTGTGGGCTCCTaacccctcctctcccttcctccttatCTTCAAAGTTTTGATTTGGAGTATCATGCAAACTGAACTTCTTCAGTCTACTTCTGGATAAACACGTGCCAGATGATATATAATGAATGAATTTATTAAGGTTGTTAGACTTTCGTGAAGCACTTCCccgccactggccagctggctggcaagggaaaatcctgcccccaactggtccAAAAGGTGATGTgataatgtcacctggaagtgacatcttcaTGTCACTGATGTGTGGTGGTACTCtaattttggggcaaaactctgtggtaaaatcagCTTCAAAGCATAGACTTTTGTTaaaaaactagagtgtcaccccCTAACTTcggtgacatgatgacatcacttcagggtgacATTGTAGTGCACAGCAGAAGATCCCATAAAGGATCCACGTTTCCCCCACTGGCTGCAACgtaggatctggcaaccttagaatTTATTGAGCTGATCACATAACAAATTTTTATTGTTTGGTACAGATCTTTCATTGCCAGCCTCCTTGGATTAAgaagataagaatataagagaagccatgttggatcaggccaatgacccatccagttcaacacagtggccaaaaaacctcaagtgccatcaggaggtccaccagtggggccaggacactagaagccctcccattctgccccctcagcaccaagaatacagagcatcactgccccagacagagagttccaaagataagctgtggctaatagccactgttggacctctgctccatatgcttatccaaccccctcttgaagctgtttatgcttgtagccgccgccacctcctgtggcagtgaattccatgtgttaatcaccctttgggtgaagaagtacttccttttattagttctaacccaactgctcattcatttcattgaattttcacgagttctcgtattgggagaaagggagaaaagtacttctttctctgccttctctattccatgtataatcttgtaaacctctattatttCATCCCCAGtcgacatttttccaagctaaggagccccaagcgttttaacctttcttcatagggaatgtgttccaaccccttaatcattctagttgcccttttctggactttttccaatgctataatatcctttttgaggtgcggtgaccagaactgcacacagtactccaaatgagaccgcaccatcgatttatacaggggcattatgatactggctgatttgttttcaattcccttcctaataattcctagcatggcgttggccttttttattgcaatcgcacactgtctcggcattttcagtgagttatctaccacgacctcaagatctctctctcttggtcagtctctgccagttcacccccatcaacttgtatttatagttaggatttttggccccaatgtgcattactttgcacttggccacgttgaacctcatttgccactttGACACccgctcacccagccttgacacatccctttggagtgcctcacaatcctctttggttctcaccaccctgaacaatttagtgtcatccacaaacttagccacatcactgcttactcccaactccaaatctttAATGAAGAAGTTAAACAGCttcagacccagtactgaaccctgtggcaccccactgcgaaaattgcccatttatactcattttctgtttcctattaattagccattttttgatccataagaggacttgtccttttacagttggtgcagaatgcttcaGCCAGGCTACTAATAGGGCTTCCccatcaggagcacattcagcctgtgctgagagcgctgcactggctgcctgttgcataccgaatccctttcaaggtcctggtattaaccttcaaagccctatatggcctaggacatacctatctgcaggaccgccttgccccacgtattccccagagagcactgcgatcaagctctcaaaatgttttggctgtccctgggctaaaggaggctaggctcaactccaccagagcaagagccttctcggttgcggccccaatactttggaacaccctcccagaagccatcagggccctgcgggatttatcgcagttctgcagggctcgcaagactgaactgtttcggatggcatataacatctaatgggagagggctcccaccacatctggatccatcgcacttttattactaactgcgaGGATCTGTGTatgtaagaaaaaaaatattacatgatccacctgaagtagcaccattgacATTTATCTGattattttaatattgcttttgctTACTGcctattttatgttgttagctgccttgagtctgtacagaatgggtgggatataaatataacataaataaataaataccccatgactctcgagctttctaaggagcctttgatgaggaactttatcaaaagctttctggaagtcaggataaacaacatctattgagtcccctttgtccacatgtttgttcacccgctCAAAGAACAGGCtaatgagacaagatcttcccttacagaacccatgctgagtcttcctcagtattATTAACTTTTAGGTAGTTGTTGATGATCTGTTTtgattcttcttcctccaattcATCCTTTTAGGAAAATTTCCTTGTTTATAAGAATTTACATCTGGCTTCTCCCTTTCAAGTTGTTAGTAAACTATTTGGAGAAATTGATTTATGAAAATTGTTTCTAACATTACAATTGTAtagctaaaaaaataaataaatggcagctGGAAGATAATGTTCAGCTTCATCCCTGAACATTTATTGAAGAACCATTATTATTTCTGCTATTTAAGATTTCTTTCTGTTGAGCAAAGTTCTTTTTTACAAGTGGATGATGAGGATCATTGACAATTTATACTGCATTGCCACATGGTGCCACTTTTCTTGGATTCTGTGATGTTCTGAACAGTTATTTTTACAATTATTTCATTTTTCCCCCCAGATAATGGCGCAGATGCAAGGCTTTGGGAGAAGGTATATTAAAGCTTTTTTGAAAGGATTCTTCGTTGCTGTtcctgtgacagtaacttttctcGACAGAGTGGCTTGCATAGCAAGAGTCGAAGGTGTTTCAATGCAGGTAACAAAGCAACTTTCTTCCTTGTTCATTTTCACCTGTGCAAACTCATGCATTACtaattttctttttattattgtattaataatgggatttctatcccatccATCCCGCTAAGGCAAGCTCAGGGCAATTTACAAACATGATATAACATctcattaaaaacataaaaaaaaatttCTCAATTAAACAGTGTGCAATATGTAGTTATTAGAACGACAAGATGGCAGTATTTGCCTAAGTCTGCTCATTAACATTTTGAGGTTCTATTCAGTTCGTTACAACTCATGTGAGCAGCCAAAAGCAGATCTGGGCTGATCTTGCTCTGGATGTTCGCCTCTTTTTGTGGCTTGCCACCCCATCCCCATTCCTTTGCACTTCC
This window encodes:
- the IMMP2L gene encoding mitochondrial inner membrane protease subunit 2 isoform X2, with protein sequence MAQMQGFGRRYIKAFLKGFFVAVPVTVTFLDRVACIARVEGVSMQPSLNPGGKQVSDVVLLNHWIIRNYEVQRGDIVSLVFD